Sequence from the Erythrolamprus reginae isolate rEryReg1 chromosome Z, rEryReg1.hap1, whole genome shotgun sequence genome:
ATAAGTACTTTTATTGGACTGTTGGCCTCTGTCTAATAAGAAAATGCAAAATAGAGACTATCGGAAGAAACAacctttttggggggtgggggctgcAATGTTTTGGAGTTGAATTTCTGAAATCTTTGCAAAAACTAACATCTTGGCCATTGTTCTCAAATTCAGCTGCAGAGATCCCAGGGAATGGATCTGAGCAATTGTACCCGAGCAACTGAATTTGTCCTTCTTGGGTTTCCGCACATTTCTGAGATGAATATCACTTTGTTTATTGTCATCCTCCTTCTCTACATTTTGTCAATCTCCGGCAATGGTTTTATCTTTATAATCGTAAGAGTTGATCGTCAACTCCAGAAGCCAATGTACTTCTTCCTTAGTAACCTCTCTTTCCTCGAGATGTGGTATACCACTGTTTTAGTCCCCAAAATGTTGGCCAATCTACTTTCACCCAAGACCACCATCTGCTTCTACTGCTGCATGGCACAATCTTTTTTCCACTTTCTCTTAGGCATCACTGAATTTTATATCCTTACGGTCATGTCGTTTGACCGGTATTTAGCCATCTGCCAACCGTTAAGATACCCAACCATCATGACCACAGGTTTTTGCTTTCAGCTCGCCCTGGCTGCATGGTTTGGGGGCTTCTTTACCATCATTCTCCAGACTGTGTTAGTGGTGAGACTCCCTTTCTGCCATTCCAACGTTGTCAACCATTTTTATTGTGACATTGGACCCATGTTGAAAATCTCAGGGGGTCGTACTGATCTTATTGAAGCCCTGGGCTTTCTGATTTCGCTAGCTGTGATCTTGACTTCTCTGCTCCTCAATGTGATTTCTTACGTCTTCATCATTTCCACTATTCTCCGCATCCCTTCGGACAGCGGAGGGAGGAAAGCTTTCTCTACTTGTGCCTCTCATCTGACTGTCCTCAGCATCTTATATGGGGCTGTCCTTTTCATCTATTTAAGGCCTTCTGCTGCACATTCTTCATTCAACCTTAACAAGATCATCGCCATGTTGAACACCGTAATCGCTCCTGTGCTGAACCCTTTTATCTACACTATCAGAAATCACGAAGTGAAAGCAGCGTTGAGGAAGCTATTACAACCACCTTCGTAATTTGGAGGGCAAATGGACTTCCCCTACATTGTAAATGCTGGTTTGCAATCCAAAGAAGTTGAAAGGGAGGCACCAATGGTGGGAACCACCtaaattttaaatgtattttgttttgaaataatGCCATTTGAAATCTGTACCTTTTTATAATATTGGCTGATGGAGTTTTTTGAGAAAGATTTTAGAGTAAGCAGTATAAATACCACCTGGGTTTAagacccttcctccctccctcctatcctatcctaccccaccccaccccacattaccctaccctaccctaccctaccctatcttaTTCTATTcccaattccattccattttctattcccttcccttccttccttccttccttccctaccctaccctactccactccactccactctattccaaTTCCATTTCCATTCCCATAACCCTGCTTAACCCTATGGGAGTCTGACATTCAATCAGAACgcaagctcaaattcaaagcccaaCAAAGGGTATAAAACCCAGGCACTCTCAGTATCTGTGCCCCCCCCACACTTTTTGCCCAGGATCTCAAGCCATGTGATCCTGTTCATCGATCAacctttccaagcaacttccatttTTCCAGCGTTTTTCTCCCTACTTGGAACTGAACcgagatggacatttcttccaatacaagaaagagaaaaaataggtATATAGTAGATATAGAAAATATAGATCTTAAACAAGAGCTGTTTAagtgtctgtgtatgtgtgtgtgcgtgcatgtgtaaaAACATCAGCAAGAACCCAGGGAATGTGAGTTGAAAACTGCaaatcatttaatttatttttatttttatttatttattttgtccaatgcacaataatacccaatgaaggttatagaggatatactcgactAAAGTgtatttaaaaaagaatagaagagaaaatataggaataaaatatatctatgagagAATGGCAGAAAAGATgtagggaaagaagagaagatataggagatataggagagactataggacaggggatggtaggcactctactgcacttatgcatgccccttactgacctcttaggaatctggagaggtcaatcatggatagtctaagggtaaagtgttgggggttaggggatgatactatggagtccggtaatgagttccatgccaGAAATAATCTTCATGCCGGAAATAATCTCCATGCTGGAAACATTTCAAACACAGCAGAGGAAGACCAATGGTGCTTGAGAGGTTTTCAGCAAGGGGAGTGTGGAAatttagcacccacccctctcctggaagaatgaaacattttgagaaatatttaaaaaggcagaaaattatatttccctggatgagaaatggagaaacatgcgtTTGGAAAGCAAATCCCACCTTTTTAAATAATCCTCAGCAGATGCCATCACTTAAAGAGATAAAGAAATCGATTTGCCCACTACATCCTACTGGCTGTCAAGTTTTAGATCAGCAAATTGTTTGCtgatctaaaataaaataaaaactattctTATGTCTggttgtctttgtgtgcagtgctctatagcattgttttgatagtagaagttgaaacaatttatgcccaggatgtgagaggtcagtaaatatttttgtgGCCttatttttgactcatgcaatatacaggtcctccctggaaggcaggttggcagtaatttttttccctgcagttctgattatcctctgaagtctgcatcTGTGTTTcttggttgcagaaccaaaccagatagttatagaggtgcagatgacagactcaataactcctctgtagaactgtatcagcagctctttgagcTTCCTTAGTTGACACATaatgaacattctttgttgtgcttttttgatgatatttttgatgttaggtgaccattttaggtcttaagatatgatagaacctagaaatttgaagatctcaactgttgatactgtgttgtctagtattgtgagaagtgGTAGAAtcggagggtttctcctaaagtctccCATCATTTCCATGGTTTTGAGCGTGcttagttccagattgttccagtcgcaccacaaagttagttgttcaacctccaatctgtatgtggattcaccATTGTCtttgagaccaatcactgttatgTAATCTGCAAACTGCAGTAGTTTAACAGAAGGattatttgagatgcagtcattggggtatctagagaagagaagtggtgagagcacaCAGCCGGGGAGTGgaggggggctgtgctaattatacaggtgaaactaaaaaaattagaatatcaggcaaacgttcatttatttcagcaatgtaacttaaaaggtgaaatgtaatatatgagatatattcataacatgcaaggtaAGACTGTTCAAGACGTGATTTTTCATAAAGTAAATCAATgcatgaaatattaaaaatattttggatttggagccaaaaaaaaattaaagtgaaaatggttgcaagcagccgctttactgggatcggcaaacataattcgtcgctacatcacgcagccctaggtacttgagaagcacccgactggtgatgaaatacaaaatccagcatagtgatctcatttgctgtgttgtattgaaataataataataataataataataataataataataataataatggtggaacaaagcattgcatggccagttcttggagaagattgaaggcaaagtggataaggaaaataCCTGGTcctggcttacaagtggaacactcaaaaaggagacagaaggactaatactggcagcacaagaacaggccattagaacaaatgctgtcaaagccagaattgaaaaatcaactgatgatccaaagtgcagactctgtaaagaaacagatgaaacaatcgatcacatactcagttgctgcaaaaagatcgcacagacaagcatagacatgatgctgtggtacagatgatccactggaacttgtgccggaactaccatttaccagtggcaaataactggtgggatcataagcctgaaaaagtggtcgaaaatgagcaagcaaaactactgtgggacttctgacttcagactgaccgaattctgaagcataacacaccagacatcctgattgtggagaaaaagaaagcatggatcatcgacatcacactcccaggggacagcagaattgaggagaagcagctagagaaattagtgaaatgcaaagatctaaaaatcgagctgcaacgattctggcataagccagtgaaagtggtcccagtggtacttggcatgctgggcgcagtgccaaaggatctcagcggacatttgaataccatcggaattgacaaaatctccatctgtcaattgcaaaaggccgctttactgggatcggcaaatataattcgccgctacatcacgcagtcctaggtgcttgggaagtgcccgactggtgatagaatacgaaatccagcatagtgatctcgcttgctgtgttgtattgacataatgactcagccttccatccttccgaggtgggtaaaatgaggacccggattgtgggggcaatatgctggctctgttaaaaagtgctattgctaacatgttgtaagccgccctgagtctaaggagaagggcagcctaaaaattaaataaataaataaacaaataaataaatatataaatatataaataaataaataaataaataactaacaatagtaatagtagtaatagtaatagtaataataacaataaaataaaataaaataaaataaaataaaataaaataaaatagcaagaAATGGTAGTTCTGTAAAGTGCAGTGAGGACCTCTTGTGGTTGGAGGAAGTATAGCATGGCAATGTTATCAAATAAACAGAATAAAATGCCATCTCTGAACATGGACTTTCTACTGATAATTTTCATAGTCAATACATCCAGCGcagtaatggtttttttttaaaagtaacaatCACCAGTGCAAATTTTATGCTGTTTGGGCTCAGTGTAGGAATTAAAACTTGGTATTATTTATTGCAAGTAGAGACATttttgttttgagccgccctgagtctgaggaatagtctaataaataaataataaatctaacatactACAGCTTGGGCTTCTGAAGTACAACTTTTTATGCATTTTGAAAAGACAAAACATCCAGCCaccctattttcttttttgtacatatttttattcctttcttaAGATAAATAATTTTTGAATTCCAATAAGTGAAACAAAAGCAGTTGGGATtcatagaaaaacaaaacaagagaaagaagaaagaaagaaagaaggaaagaaagaaagaagtgagggaagggagggaggaagggaggaaaggagggagggagggaggaaggaaggaacgaaggaaggaaggaaggaaggaaggagagaaatagagagggaggtgGATGGAGAAACACATGCAttgcagaacaaaaaaaaatggtcTATCtataattacaggagggaaggaagggtatAGGCCTGTGATGCGGGCAACGAGCAAAGTGAACATTATCATATAAAATcgactgtcttcaatggggatttaaaCTCTCTGACATTAGTAGAGGACgaacgaaagcttagttaattttagtagtttttaataaattttaaaacgttccagagatcgcaatggctgttgctACTTTCAGAATTTTAATCGGAGATTTATCCATTTTTAACCTTATTTTTTGTTAGCGTATTGCTTCGCATTTTTACATATTTGCTTATTTTTCTTTCCATATTACTTATTAATTTCTTAAATTATCTTTCTatatagtttcttttcttttatcctttctttcctcttgccaattataatattctgaatcttctttcccttctagtTTCTTTGAcaacatatccatctctgcacgaCCCATCACCCTTTTAATTTCCAACTCTTCTTCTGGTATTCTTGACCAGTTCTTAGTCAAGAGCTGCCTGCATTTCAATGACCagcaaatgatttttttaaaaaaaatagcttctcTCAATTTCTCATTTTTGATTAATTTTAACATAAAGATAATGTTTAACCCATTTCTAGATACACAAACAAAAAATCCTGACCAATCTTAGCTTGTTAATAGTATAATTACAAGCACAAGGTCATTAAAATGAGTTGCTAAATATTAATTATCCATAGATAATAATCAGaataatcagaatagagctgaaagggaccttggaggtcttctagtccaaccctctactcAGTCGAGGAGATCCTGTACCATTTCAGCCACGCCGAGTCTTctgaaaggggtggcatacaaaccaaaccaaaccaaagcacatcaacccaacccaacccaacccaacctaacctaacccaaccaaacccaacccaacccaacccaacccaacccaaccaaacccaaccaaaccaaaccaaatcaaatcaaatcaaatcaaatcaataaataggtGATAGTCTAGTCTttccttaaaagcctccagtgatgaagcatccaaaacttctggtggcaagctgttccatcggTTAATTGTCTTCATTGTTAGGAAGTTGTTGTTGAACTATAGTTCTTAACCACTTTAGTCAATTAAGATGTGAAGATTTAATTCATGAACATCTGGAGTGCTACATGATGTCTGACCTTATACTTGGTGACTAAAATGAACTCATGTCACATTGCATGTTAACCGCTTGATGGCAGCAAAAGCTTAAGAGGATAAATTGTGGGGTGGGGGTAGGGAACAGATTATCCTTTGTAGTTTATAAAAAACCACAGCAAGTATCAGCATTACTTGTTGGGTGGTATTTATCGTTTTTGTTTCTTTCTACTGTTCTCGGTTTCAGTAAGCTGCTGGTAGGTTTCATTACTTGGGAGGTTGGGCTGCTGTTTCGTTTCAATGCTCTTGGTGTCAGTCTTGCACTGTTCAAGAAAGAATATTCAAGGTAGAACTAGACTGGAGAAAGTGACTTTTAATCCGTGAAAGAAAGTAGTTTTCTATTGCTaatagaaagagaagaagaggaagaggaaggaaactgTGGTACATGAAACTCAAGtttcttttcatttgtttttgcTTGCAAGGCTTTCAAACCAAATGACTTAGAACACAAATGTATTTTATTAGGTTCATTGTACCAATTTGAAAGCATTAAAAGGATACACAaacaacatatacagtggtacctctacttaagaacttaattcattcagtgaccaggttcttaagtagaaacattcttaagtagaagcaattttcccatagaaagcaatgtaaaagcaaataatacgttcaaacccattaggaaagaaataaaacctcagaATCTGGGTGGGAGGgataggaggaagaagaggagggggaggaggacagttgctactTCCcttacactgcctcccatacactgcctgcggctgctgctacctgctgcctcttccttcccacgcTGAAGTGCTCCCGTCTCCTCTTTCTCACTAGCTTTGCgcttttccttcgctgtggtgactcctcggctgtccagagtgaagggagtatttcttttctctgggtgctagcagaggtttattccctgtccaagcgcccagagaaaggaaaatgcttcatttgctctggactgccaaagctgcCTTAAGCACCACCccaagactcctctggcagcccagatggccaggattaaaaggggaatggcaggaaactggccgggccttcgtgctgctctcaaatttgctgggaaatttttcctgggtatattgaaggagcatcactgcttcctttttgcctctcggcccaacccaacccaaccctgatacaaagctgaagggattagatactgtagcctagaggttgcaagttcaaatcccaatgAGGGTGTGGCTAGCAGATGAGgcaagaacaaggccaaaatagatctatcctagatctaattttcaaattcagcaaaaaacatgtgacatatatgtgtgtttgtgtgtgtgtgcatgtgtgtgtgtaggttttggcatatttgggtttcttcctgtgttgtTGTTAAGATGTCTTTTTTTCTCCATATTCCAAAATCTTTCCCAATGTACAGCAGTCTTTTTTCAATGGGGACAGCATATGGAATtaatatatgaatattttttaaTGATGGGCCAAAAATCAAGGATGCATAGGAAAAAAGACATTTTGgctggaaaattaaaaatattaaaaacttcaaattgaaaacaaaatggcctgttttcttgtttttttaatcttttaacaGGCTCTTTGGAATCCACTACTTTAACTCAACCCATGGCAGCAACGGCAGTTCCAGGAACTTCTGTCCCCCTAGAATGTTTGGCTTCTGAATATAATATTAACAAACATCATATACATTGGACAactcaaccagtgaagggctggaaaattttttactaccacactgtgggcatggcttgttttgtggatgtcgcttgccagccatgtgaccaggtgggagtggcttgacgatcatgtgatggggtggcttaaaggtcatgtgattggcttaaaggtggccaacttgacgccactcacgtcaaaggtttgtgttagggttagtgtgcctggcctttcctcccctcaaagatacaatttccctatccattcactattactgaacatccaaaatatactatttaattctgtgtatatatgccatatg
This genomic interval carries:
- the LOC139153360 gene encoding olfactory receptor 6X1-like, whose protein sequence is MDLSNCTRATEFVLLGFPHISEMNITLFIVILLLYILSISGNGFIFIIVRVDRQLQKPMYFFLSNLSFLEMWYTTVLVPKMLANLLSPKTTICFYCCMAQSFFHFLLGITEFYILTVMSFDRYLAICQPLRYPTIMTTGFCFQLALAAWFGGFFTIILQTVLVVRLPFCHSNVVNHFYCDIGPMLKISGGRTDLIEALGFLISLAVILTSLLLNVISYVFIISTILRIPSDSGGRKAFSTCASHLTVLSILYGAVLFIYLRPSAAHSSFNLNKIIAMLNTVIAPVLNPFIYTIRNHEVKAALRKLLQPPS